A single genomic interval of Anopheles marshallii chromosome 2, idAnoMarsDA_429_01, whole genome shotgun sequence harbors:
- the LOC128707649 gene encoding neural/ectodermal development factor IMP-L2 translates to MMNFKHLLMLALCLLPLMVAPGSGRAVVLDPDTALTASASSSEGVRADGGRAIRPTFVKITSAPPARVAQIRGTTVELECEIMGSPTPTVQWVHGSGQTADWEDISVNVITEDNPTSVARVVTRLVIDRASRASQTTFTCIGRSAGQEVSSSTAVHHVDSVSHLGNFSDMPLLRPSAAVDSMFKNLKGARITLHYKTLFENMGSTVVLPCKAIGRPLPEITWLNEEGNVVGSLQDPRFRTLPTGELIITGLRWADMGSYTCVAKNVLSKDESETFVYPIRPN, encoded by the exons ATGATGAACTTCAAACATTTGCTGATGCTGGCACTGTGCCTGCTGCCGCTGATGGTCGCCCCCGGTAGCGGTCGTGCCGTCGTGTTGGATCCGGACACGGCACTAACCGCGTCTGCCTCATCGTCTGAAGGTGTGCGCGCGGACGGTGGCCGTGCGATAAGACCCACGTTCGTCAAAATTACGTCCGCACCGCCGGCACGTGTTGCACAGATCCGTGGCACCACCGTGGAGCTGGAGTGCGAAATAATGGGATCACCGACACCGACCGTCCAGTGGGTGCACGGAAGTGGTCAAACAGCCGAT TGGGAAGATATCAGCGTCAACGTTATCACGGAGGACAACCCAACGTCCGTAGCACGCGTGGTGACGCGGTTGGTGATTGACCGTGCATCACGTGCTTCACAAACAACATTCACATGCATCGGGCGTTCGGCCGGCCAGGAAGTTAGCTCATCGACCGCCGTTCACCACGTTGACAGCGTATCGCATCTGGGCAACTTCTCCGACATGCCGCTGCTACGCCCATCCGCTGCCGTCGATTCGATGTTCAAGAACTTGAAGGGAGCACGCATCACGCTACACTACAAGACGCTGTTCGAGAACATGGGCTCAACCGTGGTTTTGCCGTGCAAGGCAATTGGTCGCCCGCTGCCCGAGATTACTTGGTTGAACGAAGAAGGCAACGTGGTCGGCAGTCTGCAAGATCCACGATTCCGCACGCTGCCAACCGGTGAGCTGATCATCACCGGACTCCGGTGGGCCGATATGGGATCGTACACGTGCGTAGCGAAAAATGTGCTATCGAAAGACGAATCGGAAACGTTCGTTTACCCGATACGACCTAACTAG